The genomic interval ACCTTCACGTTTCGATCTGTAAGTTCATCTGATAAGTCAGTTACTAGTCTTATAGCCTCATCTCGATTCTCAGGTTTAAGTTTGTACAATACCTTACAACCTGCAGCAAAACACACATCTTTAGTGACAATGACTCAGCAAACACCTCATTTCTCAAATATTTACACagcaagacaacaaacacgaTCAAAATTCCTACCAGACAGCAGATGGGGAAGCGATTTGGCATTATTGTGAAGAAATTGCCGATTAAATTCCTCAACGTTTGGTGCATCCAGTAGTGCTGGAAGAGTTGAGTGAAGTATAGCCGATACAGGTCTTGATAAACCCTCAGCACTAGCCACTAAAGAGAAAACAAGTGAGACTAAAAAGCGTCAACACTATACAAGGCAATACCAGCTAGCATTAAATCTACTATGTGCTCATGGAGTTCATGATGATTCCTATCAATTGCAGCAGCCCGTTTCACCGACTGCAGCATTAGCAAAAATTTTCCTACACAAAACCAATCAAGCAATCACATAACGGGTTACTACAAATAAATTAGCTTTGAATACTTTTTCGACAGAAGATCTGATAAGCCAGTAAGTGAGTCTCTACTCGACTACTAGCCAAGGTCTGCAGCGGTTTCAGAAACTTCAGCGCTTCCTCAAGAGGTTGTTTAGTCTATGGCAAACCCACTTATACAGCacaaaagaaagagaaatgtAGAAGTGGTACACAGACCGACTCCAACTCTTCTGGTACCAGCAACAGATCCTTTCCCGTCTCCTTTTTTTCATTATCAGTTTGTTTTGAATCCCTTTCCTTAGTATCTAAGCAACCACAGATtcactaacacaacacaagccaACAAACATCCACATATCCATTCATCTATCCctacatccatacatacaattTAACATGAAAGCATAAGGAacaatggacacacagacacacgtgtAAACTGACACAACACCTCTCTTTCCAGTGTCTTTGTCCTGACCAGATTGTAActgctgttgtttctgtgctgCCTTCTTTTGAGCTTTCCGTTGCTTACTGAGCATTTTCTTTCGCTCTTGCTCACTCATTTCACCTGCAATATCAAAACAATGTACTACACAAAGCAATTAAAAAGAACTGCAAGAGAATAAACTTACCTAATTTATCAGCCTCTTTGTTTTGTCTTACCAGTGGTTGATCATAAAGTCGAATGTAAATCTGCATCAAACATTCTCTATAACTGCAATGCACTTTTAATATCTCTCATACTCACTTCTATAGCCAGTTTAGCCGCTTGAAAGTAGAAAGGATGGCTTCGTAGCTTGTCTTCTACTTGCAATAACTCTACATATGCTCTAAGAGTCATCTTCCGCATGCAGTACGTGTGGAAATCAAATTGATCATCAAAAATCTCCATAAAATGCTACAACGGACATCAATTCTATCAAACATAAACAGGGAACATGAACGGCTGCTGTGGATGTTCACCCGTTCGATCTCATGACATTTCTGTAGAGCCTTGCCCCATGATCCCTGTCGACGGTAGCTCAATGCACTTTCTCTTTCAAACCAAATACACTGCATTTCATTCAAAGTGTCAGAAGCAGATGCACCTTCCTAATTGAATACGCACACTTTAAGACTACTTGTCTATACAATAACATGTTGCCTTTGCTTACCCTTGTAAACATGCTGCAGAGCTCTTCTGCTCGTTCTACTTGATCTGACTGCAGCATATACTTCGCACATTTGCAATTGATATATCTGTCTGCAGTATCTAACATGCGGCCATCGTTCAGGCACTCGGCAGCTTTCCGGCAATCTCCAGCTTTCTACACGACAGACAAACCACTGATCAGAAAACCTGGCTCAATactgataaacagataaacaaacaagccaaCAGCAGCCAACAGCAACCAACAGAGAGACTTTAAGGCATGCAGACAAAAGAAACAggcaaatacacagacaggtagccaaatggacagacaagtagacaaacaggtaaGCCAGCAGAAATGTACGctgacaatcagacagacaaacagacaatgtgACTAGCAACAAAAACGTCAGAGTACCTTGTAAATCTTGGCTTTGACCATATAAAGTTCTATAAGCGTTGGAGTGTGGTCCAATGCTCTATCAATAAATTCTAATGCCCTTTCTGACTGATCCAAGTAACAACAGTGCTGAGCCAACAAGTGGAGCGTCCACAACTCTGTTGTTGGCGGTTGGATACTTTCTTCGGAATCTAGTAGCGGGAAACAGAGCGTGGCATATGTGACAACAATTACATCAGAATAAAAGCAAAATTACCCGTCGGGTCAAACTTCATACAACTATGAAGTGACTCCAAGTATCCTAATGCAGTTTGTTCTATTACCTGTACCTATAACAACAAGACACTATTACTTCACAATTATTGCAGTTCGCTGCTAAATTCTTTAAATGCTGTAATTTGTCTGTGGCCTTGTCTGATAACACGTGTTTAGGTACTCTTGGCTTCGGTGTCAGACCCACACAATAATAACATCTTGCAGCCAGTTCTCATGATGCTCATGGACAAGTATTCACGTAGTGTCACCCTAGTCATGCTGCAACTTAGCAGGGGTGGTGGAACCAGTCTGGCTGGACCACTTTTGACACAGCGTACTTTGGCCAGTCGACTAGTGGCGCCTATTTCCTGTTAGGGTATAAACGATTAAGTAGGTAATATATTTATCAAAGACCAAGGACATGACTGATTCCCTCAATTTAGAACAAGTTGCTAATGACTTTGTAGCTGGAAAGGACGAACGACTTAGGTTGTGTGGCagatttaaatatttattctAAACATGGTTACTGTAATACAGCTGAAAGCAAATCACGTGGGCTATTGCGTTCCTTAGGGGTTAGGCCTGACCATGCACTTTTAATTTGTTTCTGCCTGCTATTGTTCAGCATGCATTATATGCTGCTTGCTTTAATTCATTTGATGAACCAAATTTATTGGTTGCAGACAAGATTACAAGTATATAAAGCTGCATTTCTGTTATTGCACCCAGTTGCTCCATCAATTCTAAGTGAATTTAGTTAATGGAAGTGAGGTCACAAGGTTACCACATTAAGCCCAGAGATGCACCTGAATACACATCAGGAAGTGGTCCCCTAATGTAGAAGTCACCCAACCTCTGAGACACTCAACATACAGCATCAATTCTCGTGCGGTAAATCGAGAACAAAAATGCCAACATTCCTTCATTATTCTTCAGTTAATGTTCTATCTTTACCTTTTCCAGATCTGAGTAAAGGCACTTGAGTAGTGTAAATAGAGGAGCTGCACCTTTTGTCAACATCCGTCTCATATATGCATCCAAGAATGATTGAAATTTCTCACCTTGCATACAGCAAAAAAAGCAATAGtttgtaatacaataaatgACAAGAGAATTGCGTGGTCACCAGTAAGAAATGTTAATGGAAGGCGCCGTGCGACAGACACATAGCTAAATCGATCGAATATATCACAGTATATAGCCAGTTGATCATCAACAGTTTCTAAAGAAAAGATGCTACATACGCTAATGGAGGCAATATATGAGATACAAGTCAAGCACACAAAAAGATGAACAACAATTTTAAACTACAACAATCACTCACTTGGTTTATGCGCTTCTTCAAGTCGCTTGAAATACATTACATTCTCAGGATTTCTCTCAAGCAGTTGTTTGTAGACAAGAGTTGCCTCATTATTCCGACCAAGAGAAATCAAAAGATCACCTACATACACAAGCACTATCAACCTCAGCAAAAGTAACCAGTAAAAGGGTCTTGTTCAGTTTCCAGAAACCTGTTGACTGAACCATCAACTAGTCACACAAACAAGTGCCTTCCAGACCATCTGCAGTAAGAAGTCATAAGAGTAAGAAAGCAGAGTTCAGTACTATACAAGGACACTGATGACGCAGGCTAAATAGAGTAAATTCTTTTGGCAAGAAGTGGGTGAATCCCCTAAATCAATTCACACATCAGACAAAAACAGTTTTGACAGAGTTGTTCTACCGGTACTGGTTCATCAGTATTGATGGCAATACCTGAGTTGGACAGAagtatcagtatcagtaaAATTTTGCCTGCCAATAACCTCGAGCACCCGTCTGGCACCTCTAGGGTTAACGGGCGTGGTTCTATCATGGAAAATTGGGGTGAGTGGCATTTGGTCATATTTTGTGATCTCAGCAGCAGACAACAGTAAGGTGTCATGTAAAGTATGATCAGAAAGCATTTTGAGAGGCAATACAAGCTCAAAACATATAACACTTCATATCTTATGAAAAACCTGCAGAGAAAGTACCTTGGCAAGTTTAGGCTGCTGGAGGATTCAGAAAAAGGATGCAGACAAGACAAGTAGCAGTCAATGatcaaagaaacagacagacaaacagacagacagtattatgatagacagacagacagaaggatgACACTTATTCACTAAATGccataca from Corticium candelabrum chromosome 14, ooCorCand1.1, whole genome shotgun sequence carries:
- the LOC134189451 gene encoding N-alpha-acetyltransferase 15, NatA auxiliary subunit-like, whose product is MSKSQPLPPKEQTLFKRVLKCYEQKQYKNGLKFAKQILSNPKQSEHGETLAMKGLMLNAMGKREEGFDHVRRGLKSDIKSHVCWHVYGLLQRSEKKFDEAIKCYRNALKLEPENIQIMRDLSLLQVQMRDLEGYRETRYQLLQQRPAQRQSWIGYAMSYHLLKEYSMALSITEQFRESQMETMRYEKSELLLYENMLLVESGRLQAAFDHLEKFESQIVDKVSYLETKGDLLISLGRNNEATLVYKQLLERNPENVMYFKRLEEAHKPKTVDDQLAIYCDIFDRFSYVSVARRLPLTFLTGEKFQSFLDAYMRRMLTKGAAPLFTLLKCLYSDLEKVQVIEQTALGYLESLHSCMKFDPTDSEESIQPPTTELWTLHLLAQHCCYLDQSERALEFIDRALDHTPTLIELYMVKAKIYKKAGDCRKAAECLNDGRMLDTADRYINCKCAKYMLQSDQVERAEELCSMFTREGASASDTLNEMQCIWFERESALSYRRQGSWGKALQKCHEIERHFMEIFDDQFDFHTYCMRKMTLRAYVELLQVEDKLRSHPFYFQAAKLAIEIYIRLYDQPLVRQNKEADKLGEMSEQERKKMLSKQRKAQKKAAQKQQQLQSGQDKDTGKRDTKERDSKQTDNEKKETGKDLLLVPEELESTKQPLEEALKFLKPLQTLASSRVETHLLAYQIFCRKRKFLLMLQSVKRAAAIDRNHHELHEHIVDLMLAVASAEGLSRPVSAILHSTLPALLDAPNVEEFNRQFLHNNAKSLPHLLSGCKVLYKLKPENRDEAIRLVTDLSDELTDRNVKWCSAVLESLQGGNFGNIPEVAEQYKQDCHKLFRFATAFAPPKVETEDKEDPNSDASHTEAAALNASKPSGKNDTVDPPENEGLQQ